One Actinomadura viridis genomic region harbors:
- a CDS encoding sugar ABC transporter ATP-binding protein, translating to MAERVLEAAGILKRFPGVLALDHVSLTLAAGEVHALAGENGAGKSTLIKVLAGFHRPDAGELRYLGRRVRFGGPRDARRAGIGTVHQDAGLVPQMSVARNLFLGREPRTRLGLIDTARMHARSTEILGRYGLDHDVRRPLGALGAGARRLVALARACSSGARVVLMDEPTSSLEPPEVAALFRIIADLRAEGRSVLYVSHRLDELYEVCDRITVLRDGQVVRTGPPEGLDRLTLVSLMLGRRPARPEPFRERPVAPAVPFPGPVPGDPPFLEATGLTRRNALTDVSIALRRGEVLGLGGLLGAGRTETAKAIAGALPLDSGQVVVAGAPLRRRSITGAVRAGVGLLPENRTAEGLVPTLSVRDNIALAALPRLSRYGVVSGARVDRVVDTFMRRLHIKATSPHQKVAELSGGNQQKVLLARWLAMHSKVLLLDQPTRGVDVGAKAEMLDLLDDLAVDGLAVLLISSDLEELVSGCDRVVVLREGAVVAELSGPQVTEDGIMSALAATG from the coding sequence GTGGCGGAAAGAGTCCTCGAAGCCGCCGGGATCCTCAAGAGGTTCCCCGGAGTCCTGGCCCTCGACCATGTCTCGCTCACCCTGGCGGCCGGCGAGGTGCACGCGCTCGCCGGGGAGAACGGCGCCGGGAAGTCCACGTTGATCAAGGTGCTGGCCGGGTTCCACCGGCCGGACGCCGGGGAGCTGCGCTACCTGGGCCGGCGCGTGCGCTTCGGCGGACCGCGGGACGCCCGGCGCGCCGGGATCGGCACCGTCCACCAGGACGCCGGCCTGGTCCCGCAGATGAGCGTGGCGCGCAACCTGTTCCTCGGCCGGGAGCCCCGCACCCGGCTGGGCCTGATCGACACCGCCCGGATGCACGCCCGGTCCACCGAGATCCTCGGGCGCTACGGCCTCGACCACGACGTCCGCCGCCCGCTCGGCGCGCTCGGCGCCGGCGCCCGGCGGCTGGTCGCGCTGGCCCGGGCGTGCTCGTCCGGGGCGCGGGTCGTCCTCATGGACGAGCCCACCTCCTCGCTGGAGCCGCCGGAGGTCGCCGCGCTGTTCCGGATCATCGCGGACCTGCGCGCGGAGGGCCGGTCCGTGCTCTACGTGAGCCACCGGCTGGACGAGCTGTACGAGGTCTGCGACCGCATCACCGTCCTGCGCGACGGGCAGGTGGTGCGCACCGGCCCGCCGGAGGGGCTCGACCGCCTGACGCTGGTGTCGCTGATGCTCGGCCGCAGACCGGCCCGCCCCGAGCCGTTCCGCGAACGTCCCGTGGCTCCCGCCGTCCCGTTCCCCGGCCCGGTCCCGGGCGATCCCCCGTTCCTGGAGGCCACCGGCCTCACCCGCAGGAACGCGCTCACCGACGTCTCGATCGCGCTGCGCCGGGGCGAGGTGCTCGGGCTCGGCGGGCTGCTCGGAGCCGGCCGCACCGAGACGGCCAAGGCCATCGCCGGTGCGCTGCCGCTGGACTCGGGACAGGTCGTCGTGGCCGGGGCGCCGCTGCGCCGGCGGTCCATCACCGGGGCCGTCCGGGCCGGGGTGGGCCTGCTGCCCGAGAACCGGACGGCCGAGGGCCTGGTGCCCACGCTGTCGGTCCGGGACAACATCGCCCTCGCCGCCCTCCCCCGCCTGTCCCGGTACGGGGTGGTCTCCGGCGCCCGCGTCGACCGCGTCGTCGACACGTTCATGCGGCGGCTGCACATCAAGGCCACCTCGCCGCACCAGAAGGTCGCCGAGCTGTCGGGCGGCAACCAGCAGAAGGTCCTGCTGGCCCGCTGGCTCGCCATGCACTCCAAGGTCCTGCTGCTGGACCAGCCCACCCGGGGCGTGGACGTCGGCGCCAAGGCCGAGATGCTGGACCTGCTGGACGATCTGGCCGTGGACGGGCTGGCCGTGCTGCTCATCTCCTCCGACCTGGAGGAGCTCGTGTCCGGCTGCGACCGCGTCGTCGTCCTGCGCGAGGGCGCCGTCGTCGCCGAGCTCAGCGGCCCCCAGGTGACCGAGGACGGCATCATGTCCGCGCTGGCCGCCACCGGCTGA
- a CDS encoding IclR family transcriptional regulator, translating to MDETRRPTLIASVQRALRLMEAVAAHPGGAPAKQLAREADLPLATAYHLLRTLAHEGYAQRLPEGVWVLGERVRTLHGRSRAQQIMTHVRPTLSTLRDELSAASYFAMHVDDEIRVIDVADGPRAPRVDTWVGFDQAAHATAIGKCLLRQLSQERRRDYLSRHPLVGLTRHTITEPRLLLRLLDTPAEISLDREEYALGTGCAAVPVSDATGSVVGALAVSYQAGLLPKMEAAAHRIHATAARIQRTLSLTGV from the coding sequence ATGGATGAGACACGAAGACCCACTCTCATCGCCTCGGTGCAGCGCGCGCTGCGCCTGATGGAAGCGGTGGCCGCGCACCCCGGCGGGGCTCCCGCCAAGCAGCTGGCCCGCGAGGCCGACCTGCCCCTCGCCACCGCGTACCACCTGCTGCGCACCCTCGCGCACGAGGGCTACGCGCAGCGGCTGCCGGAGGGCGTGTGGGTGCTCGGCGAGCGGGTGCGGACGCTGCACGGCCGGAGCCGGGCCCAGCAGATCATGACGCATGTCCGCCCGACCCTGTCCACCCTGCGCGACGAGCTGAGCGCGGCGTCCTACTTCGCGATGCACGTGGACGACGAGATCCGCGTCATCGACGTCGCCGACGGCCCGCGCGCGCCGCGGGTGGACACCTGGGTGGGGTTCGACCAGGCCGCGCACGCCACCGCGATCGGCAAGTGCCTGCTGCGCCAGCTCAGCCAGGAGCGCCGCCGCGACTACCTCTCCAGGCACCCGCTGGTCGGCCTGACCCGGCACACCATCACCGAGCCGCGGCTGCTCCTGAGGCTCCTGGACACGCCCGCCGAGATCAGCCTCGACCGCGAGGAGTACGCCCTCGGCACCGGCTGCGCGGCCGTCCCGGTCAGTGACGCCACCGGCTCGGTGGTCGGCGCGCTGGCCGTCTCCTACCAGGCCGGCCTGCTGCCGAAGATGGAGGCGGCGGCCCACCGGATCCACGCCACCGCCGCCCGCATCCAGCGCACCCTGAGCCTGACCGGAGTATGA
- a CDS encoding DeoR/GlpR family DNA-binding transcription regulator codes for MSDSEGPGDGRRPVFAVERRKRILELVRANGSLSLRQLAEAVQASEVTVRRDVRSLEADGLLNRHHGGASLPGELSREPTYLQKAQVGAAEKAAIADLAAALVEDGDAIVIGPGTTTLALAQRLTNHAELAVVTNSLLVAQALAGSPRVEVTVTGGTLRGPIQALIGSDAERALAGLRVRRTFISGNGLTAERGLSTPNMQVASTDRALAAAAEEVVVLADHTKIGVDTMVQTVPAEEIGHLVTEEAAPREELDELSGRGVRLHVARL; via the coding sequence ATGAGCGACTCTGAGGGGCCGGGTGACGGCCGCAGGCCGGTGTTCGCCGTCGAGCGCCGCAAGCGCATCCTGGAGCTGGTCCGGGCCAACGGCTCGCTGTCCCTGCGCCAGCTCGCCGAGGCCGTCCAGGCGTCCGAGGTCACGGTGCGCCGGGACGTGCGGTCGCTGGAGGCCGACGGGCTGCTCAACCGGCACCACGGCGGGGCCTCGCTGCCCGGCGAGCTGTCCCGCGAACCCACCTACCTGCAGAAGGCGCAGGTCGGCGCGGCCGAGAAGGCCGCGATCGCCGATCTGGCCGCCGCGCTGGTCGAGGACGGCGACGCGATCGTCATCGGACCGGGGACCACCACGCTGGCGCTGGCGCAGCGGCTGACCAACCACGCCGAGCTGGCCGTGGTCACCAATTCGCTGCTGGTGGCGCAGGCGCTGGCCGGCTCGCCCCGGGTCGAGGTGACGGTGACCGGCGGTACGCTGCGCGGCCCCATCCAGGCCCTCATCGGCAGCGACGCCGAGCGGGCCCTGGCCGGGCTGCGGGTGCGCCGCACGTTCATCTCCGGCAACGGGCTCACCGCCGAGCGCGGGCTGTCCACGCCGAACATGCAGGTCGCCAGCACCGACCGGGCGCTGGCCGCGGCGGCCGAGGAGGTAGTGGTGCTGGCCGACCACACCAAGATCGGCGTCGACACCATGGTGCAGACCGTCCCCGCGGAGGAGATCGGCCACCTGGTCACCGAGGAGGCGGCTCCGCGGGAGGAGCTGGACGAGCTGAGCGGACGGGGGGTGCGCCTCCACGTGGCGAGGCTCTGA
- a CDS encoding helix-turn-helix transcriptional regulator: protein MSARVMSPALVGRVAELEELREALARAPGAVLIGGEAGLGKSRLIREFATAVRGGETPVQVLVGGCLELGSDGLPFAPFTTVLRGLVRDIGIDGVAALLPRGDTGGLARLLPEFGEPESDTASGEERARLFELVLILLERLAERGPVVLVIEDAHWADRSTRDLLAFLVRNAESAPLLIVVTYRADELHRAHPLRPLLAGLGRLDRVRRLELARLSRADVARMVTGLRGAEPPSSLVEHVHARSEGNPLFVEFLLESGAEGELPESLRDLLLAGVQRLPEETQDVLRDASGGGTRIEHALLAAVSGLDDARLTRLLRPAVAAGVLVVDGDGYAFRHALIREAVHDDLLPGEHTRLHTRYAQALEQDPGLVPARRLWVELSHHWKWAHDPTWALVSSWRAAGEAHRALAYAEQLAMLSRVLELWDRVPDAAARIGVGHTEVLEQAATAADLAGEFDRGIKLATAALRAIGTGEGTAPRRAALLELRGRIGHQMARPGFVEDLQEAIGCLPPEPPTELRARTLAALAKYVRLTTDIPMAREAATESLRIARRIGSPEAEVSAQITLFCVDIDYERDEARLAEVEATAERARHQESLLRVAMIKSHFLEGAGRHEEAAEVARLGLERARELGVARSQGTFLSSNRAEPLVSLGRFDEADAVLRQALEQDPPVTTRTSLVVLAGEVALARGDLDAARGRLAEAHTSMGLKMQWLKTQDYFTVLRLEAAVRMAEGRPGAALEAVRGVLDHPGLPDDARYAWPVMVIGAAACAELGDAATIDGVPAFPLIEARVARMGVTGPAQEAHRLAFEAETARVRGMHDVDRWDAAATAWAGLKRAQPEAEALMRAGEAALSCGDHAGAARRLDRAAGLARDIGARPLAERIEAVGRRVRRRDDTAPLGLTPREFEVLRLVAEGHSNRDIAAALVISAKTASVHVSNILAKLEVASRGEAAATAHRLALFGPG, encoded by the coding sequence GTGAGCGCACGCGTGATGAGTCCCGCCCTGGTCGGCCGGGTGGCCGAGCTGGAGGAGCTGCGGGAGGCGCTCGCCCGCGCACCCGGCGCCGTGCTGATCGGCGGCGAGGCCGGGCTGGGCAAGAGCCGCCTGATCCGGGAGTTCGCCACCGCCGTGCGCGGCGGCGAGACGCCCGTCCAGGTGCTGGTGGGCGGCTGCCTGGAGCTCGGCTCGGACGGCCTGCCGTTCGCCCCGTTCACCACCGTGCTGCGCGGGCTGGTCCGCGACATCGGCATCGACGGCGTGGCCGCGCTGCTGCCCCGGGGCGACACCGGCGGGCTGGCCCGGCTGCTGCCGGAGTTCGGCGAGCCGGAGTCCGACACGGCGTCCGGGGAGGAGCGCGCCCGGCTGTTCGAGCTGGTGCTGATCCTGCTGGAGCGGCTGGCCGAACGCGGCCCCGTCGTGCTGGTCATCGAGGACGCGCACTGGGCCGACCGGTCCACCCGCGACCTGCTGGCCTTCCTCGTCCGCAACGCCGAATCCGCGCCGCTGCTGATCGTGGTCACCTACCGGGCCGACGAGCTGCACCGGGCCCATCCGCTGCGGCCCCTGCTGGCCGGGCTGGGCCGGCTCGACCGGGTCCGGCGGCTGGAGCTGGCCCGGCTGTCGCGGGCCGACGTCGCCCGGATGGTGACCGGGCTGCGGGGCGCGGAGCCGCCCTCGTCGCTGGTGGAACACGTCCACGCCCGCAGCGAGGGCAACCCGCTGTTCGTGGAGTTCCTGCTGGAGAGCGGCGCGGAGGGCGAGTTGCCCGAGTCGCTTCGCGACCTGCTGCTCGCGGGCGTCCAGCGGCTGCCCGAGGAGACCCAGGACGTGCTGCGGGACGCCAGCGGCGGCGGCACCCGCATCGAGCACGCGCTGCTGGCCGCGGTCTCCGGGCTGGACGACGCCCGGCTGACCCGGCTGCTGCGCCCCGCGGTCGCCGCCGGCGTCCTGGTCGTGGACGGCGACGGGTACGCGTTCCGGCACGCGCTCATCCGCGAGGCCGTCCACGACGACCTGCTGCCCGGCGAGCACACCCGCCTGCACACCCGCTACGCGCAGGCGCTGGAGCAGGACCCCGGCCTGGTCCCGGCCCGGCGGCTGTGGGTGGAGCTGAGCCACCACTGGAAATGGGCGCACGACCCCACCTGGGCGCTGGTCAGCTCGTGGCGGGCCGCCGGTGAGGCGCACCGCGCGCTCGCGTACGCCGAGCAGCTGGCGATGCTCTCGCGCGTCCTGGAGCTGTGGGACCGGGTGCCGGACGCCGCCGCGCGGATCGGCGTGGGCCACACCGAGGTGCTGGAGCAGGCCGCGACGGCCGCCGACCTGGCCGGGGAGTTCGACCGGGGCATCAAGCTCGCCACCGCCGCCCTGCGCGCGATCGGGACCGGCGAGGGCACCGCCCCGCGCCGCGCCGCGCTGCTGGAACTGCGGGGCCGCATCGGCCACCAGATGGCCCGGCCCGGCTTCGTCGAGGACCTCCAGGAGGCGATCGGCTGCCTGCCCCCCGAACCGCCGACGGAGCTGCGCGCCCGGACGCTGGCCGCGCTGGCCAAGTACGTCCGCCTCACCACCGACATCCCGATGGCCCGCGAGGCCGCCACCGAGTCGCTGCGCATCGCCCGCCGCATCGGCTCACCGGAGGCCGAGGTGTCCGCGCAGATCACGTTGTTCTGCGTGGACATCGACTACGAGCGGGACGAGGCGCGGCTGGCCGAGGTGGAGGCGACCGCCGAGCGCGCCCGTCACCAGGAGAGCCTGCTGCGCGTCGCGATGATCAAGTCGCACTTCCTGGAGGGCGCCGGACGGCACGAGGAGGCCGCCGAGGTCGCCCGGCTCGGCTTGGAACGTGCCCGGGAGCTCGGCGTGGCCCGCAGCCAGGGCACCTTCCTGAGCAGCAACCGCGCCGAGCCGCTGGTGTCGCTGGGGCGGTTCGACGAGGCCGACGCCGTCCTGCGGCAGGCGCTGGAGCAGGATCCCCCGGTCACCACGCGCACGTCGCTGGTGGTGCTGGCCGGAGAGGTCGCCCTGGCCCGCGGCGACCTGGACGCCGCCCGCGGCCGGCTGGCCGAGGCCCACACGAGCATGGGCCTGAAGATGCAGTGGCTGAAGACCCAGGACTACTTCACCGTGCTGCGGCTGGAGGCCGCTGTCCGGATGGCCGAGGGCCGCCCCGGTGCCGCCCTGGAGGCGGTCCGCGGGGTGCTCGACCACCCAGGGCTGCCCGACGACGCCCGGTACGCGTGGCCGGTCATGGTGATCGGCGCGGCGGCCTGCGCCGAGCTGGGCGACGCCGCCACCATCGACGGCGTCCCGGCGTTCCCGCTGATCGAGGCGCGGGTGGCACGGATGGGCGTCACCGGGCCCGCGCAGGAGGCGCACCGGCTGGCCTTCGAGGCGGAGACCGCGCGGGTACGGGGCATGCACGACGTCGACAGGTGGGACGCCGCCGCCACGGCCTGGGCCGGTCTCAAGCGCGCCCAGCCAGAGGCCGAGGCTCTCATGCGGGCGGGCGAAGCGGCCCTGTCCTGCGGCGACCACGCCGGGGCGGCCCGGCGCCTGGACCGTGCCGCCGGGCTGGCCCGGGACATCGGCGCCCGGCCCCTGGCCGAGCGGATCGAGGCGGTGGGCCGCCGGGTCCGGCGCCGGGACGACACCGCGCCGCTCGGGCTTACGCCGCGCGAGTTCGAGGTGCTCCGGCTGGTGGCCGAGGGCCACAGCAACCGGGACATCGCCGCGGCGCTGGTCATCTCGGCCAAGACCGCCAGCGTGCACGTCTCCAACATCCTGGCCAAGCTGGAGGTGGCCAGCCGGGGCGAGGCCGCCGCGACGGCCCACCGGCTCGCGCTCTTCGGCCCCGGCTGA
- a CDS encoding class I SAM-dependent methyltransferase yields MQSPGQKKSITGTLLNILGSGPQSRPAVPTSGDGELVQPAAGEGALENHLGGDEARNYRKYEYETVAPHVGRSLLEIGSGLGHFSEQFAGRLDYLAVSDNDPYCVGELRKRYADDGDVEVLDLELPADVRIRQKVDTVVMMNVLEHIKDDVQALRDLAAVTEPGGRIVIWVPGYMQLYGDFDRKVGHVTRYTPATLAASVRQAGLLPEVLKPINFLGGIAWWAAVRRGGAGYPDPRLVKIYDRTVIPLTRGIERVVRPPFGQTVFCVARVPR; encoded by the coding sequence ATGCAGTCACCAGGTCAGAAGAAGTCCATCACCGGTACCCTCCTCAACATCCTCGGCAGCGGCCCGCAGTCACGGCCGGCCGTTCCGACCTCCGGGGACGGGGAGCTCGTCCAGCCGGCGGCCGGGGAGGGCGCCCTGGAGAACCACCTCGGTGGTGACGAGGCGCGCAACTACCGCAAGTACGAGTACGAGACGGTCGCGCCGCACGTCGGCCGTTCCCTGCTGGAGATCGGATCCGGTCTCGGGCACTTCTCCGAGCAGTTCGCCGGCCGGCTGGACTACCTGGCCGTGAGCGACAACGACCCGTACTGCGTGGGCGAGCTGCGCAAGCGGTACGCCGACGACGGCGACGTCGAGGTGCTCGACCTGGAGCTGCCGGCCGACGTCCGGATCCGGCAGAAGGTCGACACCGTCGTCATGATGAACGTGCTGGAGCACATCAAGGACGACGTCCAGGCCCTGCGCGACCTGGCCGCGGTCACCGAGCCCGGCGGCCGCATCGTCATCTGGGTCCCCGGCTACATGCAGCTGTACGGCGACTTCGACCGCAAGGTCGGGCACGTCACCCGCTACACCCCGGCCACCCTGGCGGCCTCGGTCCGGCAGGCCGGGCTGCTGCCCGAGGTGCTCAAGCCGATCAACTTCCTGGGCGGGATCGCCTGGTGGGCCGCGGTCCGCCGGGGCGGCGCCGGTTACCCCGACCCGCGGCTCGTCAAGATCTACGACCGTACGGTCATCCCGCTGACCCGGGGCATCGAGCGCGTCGTCCGGCCGCCGTTCGGCCAGACCGTGTTCTGCGTCGCCCGCGTACCGCGCTGA
- a CDS encoding acyl-CoA dehydrogenase family protein produces the protein MSQTSRRTNQRTTEPAAAPARPVDERTARKVAEEARETEWRLPSFGKQLFLGDLRLDLIHPHPRVDEEDRSKGEEFLEQLREFCATKVDPVEIERRARIPDDVVQGLRALGALGMKVPERYGGLGLSRLYYGRALMVVGSVSPALGALLSAHQSIGVPQPIMLFGTAEQKQTWLPRCTREISAFLLTEPDVGSDPARLRATAVPDGDSYVLDGVKLWTTNGVIADLVVVMARVPRSEGHRGGISAFVVDMSTPGITVENRNAFMGLRGIENGVTRFHRVRVPAANLIGSEGAGLRIALTTLNTGRLSLPAMCAAAGKWATGIAREWSRERVQWGRPIGAHEAMAKKVAFIAATSYAMEAVFELSSQLADDERNDIRIEAALAKLWSSEMACRVADELVQLRGGRGYETAESLAARGERGVPAEQLLRDLRINRIFEGSTEIMRLLIAREAVDTHLSVAGDIIDPEASRDQKIRAAARAGGFYARWLPTLVTGPGRRPGAYGEFGPLARHLRYVERASRKLARSTFYAAGRWQGRLEYRQGFLGRMVDIGAELYAMSAVCVRAHADARAGTGAGTGSGTGSGVGAGPRDGDGPAAPGASALRLADAFCRQARVRVEELFEGLWHNTDALDVRLARQVMSGDFAWLEEGVLDPSIPGPWIAPSEPGPSGQESVHRTID, from the coding sequence ATGAGCCAGACCAGCCGCAGGACGAACCAGCGCACCACCGAGCCCGCAGCCGCCCCGGCACGGCCGGTGGACGAGCGTACCGCCCGCAAGGTCGCCGAAGAGGCGCGCGAGACCGAATGGCGCCTTCCGAGCTTCGGTAAACAACTCTTCCTGGGGGACCTCCGGCTCGATCTCATCCATCCGCATCCGCGCGTGGACGAAGAGGACCGGAGCAAGGGCGAGGAGTTCCTGGAGCAGCTCAGGGAATTCTGCGCGACCAAGGTCGATCCGGTGGAGATCGAACGGCGGGCGCGGATTCCCGACGACGTCGTCCAGGGGCTGCGGGCGCTCGGCGCGCTGGGCATGAAGGTCCCCGAGCGCTACGGCGGCCTGGGGCTCAGCCGCCTCTACTACGGACGGGCGCTGATGGTGGTCGGCTCGGTCAGCCCGGCGCTGGGCGCCCTGCTGTCGGCCCACCAGTCCATCGGCGTCCCGCAGCCGATCATGCTGTTCGGCACCGCCGAGCAGAAGCAGACCTGGCTGCCGCGCTGCACCCGCGAGATCAGCGCCTTCCTGCTGACCGAGCCGGACGTGGGCTCCGACCCGGCCCGGCTGCGCGCCACCGCCGTCCCCGACGGCGACTCCTACGTGCTGGACGGCGTGAAGCTGTGGACCACCAACGGCGTGATCGCCGACCTGGTGGTGGTCATGGCCCGGGTGCCGCGGTCGGAGGGGCACCGGGGCGGCATCTCGGCCTTCGTGGTCGACATGAGCACCCCCGGCATCACGGTCGAGAACCGCAACGCGTTCATGGGCCTGCGCGGCATCGAGAACGGCGTCACCCGCTTCCACCGGGTGCGGGTGCCGGCCGCGAACCTCATCGGCTCCGAGGGCGCGGGCCTGCGGATCGCGCTCACCACCCTCAACACCGGCCGGCTGTCGCTGCCGGCGATGTGCGCGGCGGCGGGCAAGTGGGCCACCGGGATCGCCCGCGAGTGGAGCCGCGAGCGGGTGCAGTGGGGCCGCCCGATCGGCGCGCACGAGGCGATGGCCAAGAAGGTGGCGTTCATCGCGGCCACGTCCTACGCCATGGAGGCGGTGTTCGAGCTGTCCAGCCAGCTCGCCGACGACGAGCGCAACGACATCCGGATCGAGGCGGCGCTGGCCAAGCTGTGGTCCTCGGAGATGGCCTGCCGGGTCGCCGACGAGCTGGTCCAGCTGCGCGGCGGGCGGGGCTACGAGACCGCCGAGTCGCTGGCCGCCCGCGGCGAACGCGGCGTACCGGCCGAGCAGCTGCTGCGCGACCTGCGGATCAACCGGATCTTCGAGGGCTCCACGGAGATCATGCGGCTGCTGATCGCGCGGGAGGCGGTGGACACGCACCTGTCGGTGGCCGGCGACATCATCGATCCGGAGGCGTCCCGCGACCAGAAGATCCGGGCCGCCGCCCGCGCCGGCGGCTTCTACGCGCGCTGGCTCCCCACGCTGGTGACCGGTCCGGGGCGGCGGCCCGGCGCGTACGGCGAGTTCGGCCCGCTGGCCCGGCACCTGCGCTACGTCGAGCGGGCCTCCCGCAAGCTGGCGCGCTCGACGTTCTACGCCGCCGGACGCTGGCAGGGCCGCCTGGAGTACCGCCAGGGCTTCCTCGGGCGGATGGTGGACATCGGCGCGGAGCTCTACGCGATGAGCGCCGTGTGCGTACGGGCCCACGCCGATGCCCGAGCCGGGACCGGTGCCGGTACGGGCTCCGGCACCGGTTCCGGTGTCGGAGCCGGGCCGCGGGACGGTGACGGCCCGGCCGCGCCGGGGGCGTCCGCGCTGCGGCTGGCCGACGCGTTCTGCCGGCAGGCCCGGGTCCGGGTGGAGGAGCTGTTCGAGGGGCTCTGGCACAACACCGACGCGCTGGACGTCCGGCTCGCCAGGCAGGTCATGTCGGGCGACTTCGCGTGGCTGGAGGAGGGCGTGCTCGACCCGTCCATCCCCGGCCCGTGGATCGCGCCGTCCGAACCGGGGCCGAGCGGACAGGAGAGCGTGCACCGCACGATCGACTGA